In Candidatus Eisenbacteria bacterium, a genomic segment contains:
- a CDS encoding pyridoxal-phosphate dependent enzyme: MFFDWGKNEEVLKKTIRRCKERHIVIPTFAEQKNPALIPDKIKKKLKDVGLWDVDPVNLFRITWKNNPRENKGDGLFGDVNYLEMPSELTGVKAKIIGLIGKWFPTGAHKVGAAFGCLVPRLVTGQFDPTAQKAVWPSTGNYCRGGAFDCSLLACDAIAILPEDMSKERFEWLREIKTSEIIATPGCESNVKEIYDKCWELRKERGNKIVIFNQFDEFGNSLWHYEVTGAAIEEVFTKIKDKKSRLSGYVSATGSAGTIGAGEYLKKICPTIKIGATEALQCPTLYLNGFGGHRIEGIGDKHVPWIHNVRNTDNVIAIDDENTMRILRLFNEPRGQKLLEKQGLSKAFIEKLPVLGISSICNLLASIKMAKYYELNENDVIFTIFTDSAAMYASRVEELEEEKGRYTDNDAMIDMERYLRGVGIDWIKELDYYERKALHNLKYFTWVEQQGKAVEELDALWDPETWNEIYEGTAGKFDKLIGEFNKTVGIL; encoded by the coding sequence ATGTTTTTTGACTGGGGAAAGAATGAAGAAGTCCTTAAGAAAACGATAAGAAGATGTAAGGAGAGACATATCGTAATCCCTACTTTTGCCGAGCAGAAAAATCCCGCCTTGATTCCGGACAAGATCAAAAAGAAACTGAAAGATGTGGGTCTCTGGGATGTGGACCCGGTGAATCTTTTCAGGATAACCTGGAAAAACAATCCCAGAGAGAACAAGGGGGACGGGTTATTTGGCGATGTAAACTATCTGGAAATGCCTTCTGAGCTCACTGGTGTAAAAGCTAAAATAATCGGTCTTATAGGCAAGTGGTTTCCCACAGGCGCACATAAGGTGGGAGCTGCTTTCGGCTGTCTGGTCCCCAGGTTAGTGACAGGACAGTTTGACCCTACCGCGCAAAAAGCTGTCTGGCCCTCCACGGGTAACTATTGCCGGGGGGGAGCTTTTGATTGTTCCCTTTTGGCCTGTGATGCTATTGCGATTCTGCCGGAGGATATGAGCAAAGAAAGGTTTGAATGGCTGAGAGAAATCAAGACCAGTGAGATTATTGCAACTCCGGGCTGTGAATCGAATGTGAAAGAGATATATGACAAGTGCTGGGAACTGAGAAAAGAGAGAGGCAACAAGATCGTAATCTTCAATCAGTTTGACGAGTTTGGGAATTCTCTCTGGCATTATGAAGTCACGGGGGCAGCTATTGAAGAGGTCTTCACTAAGATAAAGGACAAGAAATCGCGCTTGTCGGGTTACGTATCTGCTACCGGCTCGGCCGGAACAATAGGGGCTGGCGAGTATCTGAAGAAAATATGTCCGACCATTAAGATCGGAGCAACCGAAGCTCTGCAATGTCCGACGCTGTACCTGAATGGTTTTGGCGGGCACCGGATTGAGGGAATCGGAGATAAACACGTGCCCTGGATTCATAATGTCAGGAATACAGACAATGTTATTGCAATTGATGATGAGAATACAATGCGGATCCTGAGGCTATTTAATGAGCCCCGGGGGCAAAAGCTTCTTGAGAAACAGGGTCTATCCAAAGCATTCATCGAAAAGCTTCCTGTTTTGGGAATCTCCAGCATATGCAATCTCCTGGCGTCGATTAAAATGGCAAAATATTACGAGCTGAATGAAAATGATGTGATATTTACTATTTTTACTGATTCTGCTGCGATGTATGCCTCGCGTGTTGAGGAACTTGAAGAAGAAAAAGGCAGGTACACGGATAATGACGCTATGATTGACATGGAAAGGTATTTACGCGGAGTCGGGATCGACTGGATAAAAGAACTGGATTATTACGAGAGAAAAGCTCTTCATAACCTTAAGTATTTTACCTGGGTGGAGCAGCAGGGTAAGGCAGTTGAAGAATTGGATGCATTGTGGGATCCTGAAACCTGGAACGAAATATACGAAGGCACAGCAGGCAAGTTTGACAAACTTATAGGAGAGTTTAACAAGACAGTAGGAATACTGTGA